The genomic DNA TTATATTCGCTATGGTGTTAAGCTTGGTATTGATCCAAATCCAAACTTTAGCAGTTCGTCTTATCTCGCTCGTTACCCTGATGTAGCCGAACGCGCGATAAATCCGCTTCTTCACTACCGTACCAATGGAAAATTGGAGGGTCGGCTAGCTAGTGCGTCTGCTTCGAAAACTGGGGATATAACGGCTCTTGTTTCGGTGCCGTCGCGGTTTATTTTCCGACTTCCATCAGAGTCGGCTCGCCAATTTACGTTTTCTTTTTTTGCTGCTTCGGAGAAGGGGCTGAATTATCAGCCCGCAGCGCGTATTTGCTATTTTCTGCAATTGTCGCACAGAGAGATTGAATTGCTTGTCGATGCATTGTCGGTCATTCAAGCTAATAGTGTTGAGGAGGTTGAGTTCCGGTTCGACTTACGCAACTTATCTCATTCGATCGAGCGTGGTAATCAGGAATTTGTTGCTGACGTGAAGCCTAAAATCGATACGGTGCTGATCGTTTTTGAAGGTTGCTATTTTCATGAGCATGGCTCTTGTATGAAGATAAATTTTTTAGAGTCAAGGATTTGGGATCTTCGCGGCCCGAATGCGCGGGTTGCTGAAGTTTTTTCGGCAGGTTCGGTTCGGGTTGATACCGATAATGCAATAGCGCCGAATGGATAAACGATCTGCTATAGGCTGATACCCGATTTTTATTTAGTCGTTATGATTTGGAAGCGTTTGAAACCTAGACGGTTGCGGCGCGTCGTCGTTGTTTGGCGTCTGTGGCCGACGCACATGGCTCCAGCAGTAGGCCAGCCGCACCGCGCCGCCCTTGGCCAAGCTCTCGTAGGCCGCGTAGCCGTCGACCTGCAGCACGCCTACAAACCCGCAGAGATGCGCGATCGGTCTCCGGCTGTGCGGTCGGGCGCGTACACGTAGGCGACGCCGGGCGGATCCGTCCCGCCCCAAGGCCGGTCGTCGCGCGCATACGCCCAGAGCTGGCCGGTCTTGGTGCGGCCGCGGCCCGGCTCGAGCACCGGTGCCGTGGTCTCGTCGGCAAACAGCTTGCCCGTGCACGAGCGTCTCCAGGAGTCGCTCGTGCACGGGCCGGAGGAGGAAGGCGGCGTGCCCGACCCAGTCGGCCAGCGTCGAGCGGTCGAGGCTGACGCCCTGGCGGGCAAAGATCTGCGCCTGCCGGTAGAGCGGCAGGCGGTCGGCGTATTTGGAGACGAGCACCTGCGCGATGAGAGCGTCGGTGGGTAGGCCGCTCTCGATCAGCCGCGCTAGCATGGGTGCTTGCACAATTGCGTCCCCGCAGGCGCGGCAAGCGTAGCGCGGGCGCCGGATCACCAGCATCCGGAACTGCGCCGGCACCACGTCGAGGCGCTCGGATACATCCTCGCCGATCCGATGCAGGGCACCCGAGCAGCATGGACAGGCGGTGCTGTCGATATCGACGAGGCACTCGACCCGCGGCAGGTGGGCGGGCAGCGCCCCACGGTTCGTGCGCCGCTGACCCTCCGGGCCTCCTTCTTGGCGGGCTCGCTCTCCTCGGCGGCAAAGCCCGCAGCCTCGACCTACTCGGCCTCCTCCAGCCCGAGCAGGAGTTGATCCTCAGGCAGGCTCTCGGCGCGGCGGCCAAACCGGTGGCGCTGCATCGCCAGGATGATCTGGCGCAACCGCTCGTTCTCGGCGCGCTCCTCGGCGAGCAGCGCCTTGAGCATCTCGGGATCGTCGAACGCGGGCGAAGCAGGCGCGGCCAGGAAGCAGATTAGATCAGATCTGTCAGCGGATTACCATCGCGATGAAGCCCGCTAGCCAGCCTTTTTGCTCAGCCGGCAACCGCCGGCACGCCCACGGCACGCGCCGTATGGACGCGCTTCCAGTCCAAGCCTTCGACGAGCGCCGCGAGCTGCGCCGCGCTCAGCCGGACCACGCCGTCCTCGATCTTCGGCCAACAGAACTGACCCGCCTCCAGACGCTTGGTCGCGAGGACCAGGCCGCTTCCATCCCAGACCAGGAGCTTCACCCGGTCGGCGCGCTTCGAGCGGAACACGTGACCGTGCCCGAGAACGGATCTCCACCCATCGCGTCCCGGACCAGAGCGGCCAGCCCGTCCATGCCCTTGCGGAAGTCCAGAGGTCAGCGACGATCCCGTCCCCTGGCGCCTGCAACTCTGGCTACAGAGCGTGTTCGCCCTGGCCGAGCGCGTCACGCACTTGGCTGCCGCGACGCTCTCGGCCAAGCGCCGGAGCCTGGATCGGCAACTCGGCGCCATCCTGGCTTCGCCGAGCCGCTGTGACCTGACCCGCGAGCTCCAGGCCAAGATCAGCCGCGCGCGCGATCAGCTCCTGGTGTTCCTCACCTATCCTGGAAAGGTCGAGCCGACCAATAACGGCTCCGAGCGGCTGCTGCGTCCGGCCGTCGTGCAGCGGAAGGTGACCAACGGCTACCGCGCCATGTGGGCGGCTGAGGGCGAGGCCTCCATCCGCACCGTCGTCGATACCGCCCGCCTGACCGGCGCCAATTCATTCGGCACCATCCTCAAAACCATCGGCGCCTGAACCCCGCTATCACAGGCCTGGGCAATTACATCTGCAAGGCCTGGTCCGCTGAGCCCGGCCGCTTCAGGTCAGACCCACTCTACCAAATGCCGGCACCAAACATCTAGCGCGCGGGCAGTTGCTGCTCCAGATGGGCGCGGAGCAGGGAATAGTGGCGGACGACCTCGTCGAGGTGGCGGGCCATGGCCGCATCGATCGGTTCCGGCCCGCTCGGACGCAGGTACGTGCCCGCGTAGAAGGCGGCATGCGCTTTCAGCTTCACGGCGATGAAGTCGAGGTCGGCCGACCACGCGGCTTCCGCCCGGACCCGTTGGAGCCGCTTCGCGATCTCGAGCCATTGCAGATCGAGATCGATCCCGCTGCCCATCGCCTTGAACAGGTCGAACGTCGAGTCGAGGATCTCGATGGCGGTCTCTGCGGACATGGTCTGAAACCGTCAGGCCTGTGCCGCCGCGAGATCGGGGCGCACATACCAGTCATCGAACATCGAGAGCTGCTGGAACCGGCGGCGGTATCCCAGGCCCGTCAGGAGATCGAAAATCTTCTCCCGCGTGTCGGCGAAATTGTGCTCGACGCTGATCAGCGCGATATCGTGACGCGAGAAATCGAAACTCTGGAGGACATCGAACTCGCCGCCTTCGACATCGATGCTCATGTAGTCGATGCGCCGGGGCGCGCAGGCTTCGGACAGGAATCGATTCAGGGAGATCGTCTTCACCGGGTACTGGACGCCCTGCTGGCGGAAACCGGCGTGGAAGTCGCCGTCGGCGAAGTCCTTGATGGCCGACAACTCCCCGATCTCGGTCTCGTTGAAAAGCACCTCGACGCCATCTGTCCTATAGACGCATTGATCGCTGATGTAGCAGCTGCGATTGTTGTACAGGGCAGCGTGCCACGCGCGCGCGGGCTCCGCGAGGGCGCCCTGCCAGCCGAACGTCTTCTCCAGCAGCAGCGTGTTGCTGAGGCTCACGCCGTCGCAGGCGCCGAACTCGACGAAATACCCGTTCCGCTTCTCCTTCAGCTCGTACAGGACCCAGAGATCCTGAAGGAGCTGGGAATTGGAGAAGAGGGCCATCCTAGTGGCGAACGACAGGAACTCGATCTCCGCGCTGACGATATGGGGCTTCGCAGCCAGATTGTCCCGCAAATTGGTCAGCGCGTTGAACCCAGTCAGGAGTTCGACCGCCATCGCTCTCGGTTCCGCGTCTGTGATGTGAAGAGGAGGATACGGGAAAGCTGCGCGAAGCCTCGGATCAGCCGCGCTGCCGCTCGGAGGCGCCGCCTTTCAGGATCCGGTTCGACCCGTCGAACAGCACGGCGTGCTGGAGCGCGGCCGGCCCGTGATCCGGAACGGCGGCGGCGATCCCCCGAACGGCGAACAGGAACTGCTTGCGCCGAAACCCGTAGGGTCTCAGGCTCGTCAGCAATGCGTCGAAGAGTTTGTTCGTCGCCTCGGCGCGCGCCTCGGCCGCGGCGCGCGCCTGCACCGCTCTGTCGAGTTCGGCCCGCATGACGGCCAGCTGAATGTTCTGCTGCTGGATCTAGCGGATGTACTTCGTATCAATGTCGTGAACGAGGTTCTTCGTCATGCGGCGGCCTTGGATCCTGACGCTGGGTGGGGCTGGTGACGCCGGCGGCGAACGGAGCGGAGCGCTGCGGGGCCCCGTTCCCGCTATGCCCCATGCCGGGCGCGGCGTCATCGGTCGGCCGCCGGCCGGGAGACCCTGCAGGATCGGCCCCGGGCGCGGACGACCGCCGATCCGATGCGCCGAGACCGCCGGCACGCCGGCCTCACATCTGGATCTTGCTGACGACGTGCTTCACGAGGAACAGGCCGATGCTGGCCGAGGTGAGACCGAACATCAGGACGTAGAGCTGGTCGATCTGCAGTCCCGCGTAGGGGTAATAGGCCGAGCGCACCCATTCCGCCAGCTGAAGGGCCGGGTTGAATTTCATCCAGTAGTAGATCTTGTCCGGCATATAGCTCGGCAGGAACATCACGCCGCTGGAGATGTAGAGGATGATGCTGAAGAGCGCGTAGCCGATCAGCCAGCCCGGGAAGAAGCCGATGATCGCGACGTTGATCGTTCCGATGCCGATGCCCAGCACGATCGCCGCCAGATAGCCGCACATCGCCGTGAACGGGTCGGCCGGGATCGGATTGGTCCCGATGGCCACGAGGACGGAGGAGACCACGAGCAGGGCCAGAAAGCCGGTGACGATCTCGACGAGGATGCGGGCCAGGATCACGTCGAACAGTTTCACCTGCGGGTAATAGGTCAGAGGGCGGTTCATGATCACCGCCTTCATGACTTCGCGGGAGATGTACTGAAAGACCAGAACCGGCACCGCGCCCGTGGCGAAGAAGAGCGGCCGGCTGTCGCCGAGGGGGGCCGCCAGTTTCTGGAAGGTGTAGATCGCGATCAGCACGAACACGTGCACGCAGGGCCAGAGCACGACCACGCCGTAGCCCCAGATCGAGGCACCGAAGCGGGTGCGCATGTCGCGCAGCATCAGCGCGTGCAGCACGTGCAGGTAGGATTCGACCGGGCCCTTCTGCGATTCGGGCTTCGGGAGGGCGGGCATCGACATGACCTCTGCGTTGCGGCGCCTGTCTCGACGAGAAAATGGGCCAAAGTGCGTTGACCCGGCCCACCCCCGGGCGCGTCAGACCGCCAGGCCGTAGTAGGCCCGCATGAGGTCGGCGGGGGCGGCGTCCGGGATCGGTTGCGCCCCCCGCCCGGATTCCGAGACGTCGATCGCCATGAGTCGGTCGTTGCAGGCGGCCGGATCGGTCATGAGCGCGCGGGGCAGGAGATGGCCGTTCGGCACGCCGCGCAGCCGCTCAGCCGGCGCGCCGAGGTCGAAGGCCGTCACCGGCAGGCCGGTGCGCAGGGCCAGGGTGAGCGCGTACGCGTAGGTCTCGGGCCAGATCGACGGCAGCAGCACGAGG from Methylobacterium oryzae includes the following:
- the tnpC gene encoding IS66 family transposase, with translation MPAHLPRVECLVDIDSTACPCCSGALHRIGEDVSERLDVVPAQFRMLVIRRPRYACRACGDAIVQAPMLARLIESGLPTDALIAQVLVSKYADRLPLYRQAQIFARQGVSLDRSTLADWVGHAAFLLRPVHERLLETLVHGQAVCRRDHGTGARAGPRPHQDRPALGVCARRPALGRDGSARRRLRVRARPHSRRPIAHLCGFVGVLQVDGYAAYESLAKGGAVRLAYCWSHVRRPQTPNNDDAPQPSRFQTLPNHND
- a CDS encoding FkbM family methyltransferase yields the protein MAVELLTGFNALTNLRDNLAAKPHIVSAEIEFLSFATRMALFSNSQLLQDLWVLYELKEKRNGYFVEFGACDGVSLSNTLLLEKTFGWQGALAEPARAWHAALYNNRSCYISDQCVYRTDGVEVLFNETEIGELSAIKDFADGDFHAGFRQQGVQYPVKTISLNRFLSEACAPRRIDYMSIDVEGGEFDVLQSFDFSRHDIALISVEHNFADTREKIFDLLTGLGYRRRFQQLSMFDDWYVRPDLAAAQA
- a CDS encoding ABC transporter permease, with product MPALPKPESQKGPVESYLHVLHALMLRDMRTRFGASIWGYGVVVLWPCVHVFVLIAIYTFQKLAAPLGDSRPLFFATGAVPVLVFQYISREVMKAVIMNRPLTYYPQVKLFDVILARILVEIVTGFLALLVVSSVLVAIGTNPIPADPFTAMCGYLAAIVLGIGIGTINVAIIGFFPGWLIGYALFSIILYISSGVMFLPSYMPDKIYYWMKFNPALQLAEWVRSAYYPYAGLQIDQLYVLMFGLTSASIGLFLVKHVVSKIQM